The Blautia luti nucleotide sequence GAATTTATGTTTCTGGGACTGCGTATGACCAGGGGGATTGCCAGGACAGATTTTGCCCGGACATTCGGATGCCCTGTGGAAAAAATCTACGGGGAAGTTCTGGACAGATACATGGCCATGGGAATGCTGCAGGAGAAAGAGGACAGGATCTTTCTGACACGTCCGGGGATCCATGTGAGCAATCAGATCATGGCGGAATTTCTTTTATAAACACCTTGACGAACGGATGTTCGCATATTATACTGGGAACAGAAATGAAAGAAACATTGAGAATTACTGAGAGCAGTAGGAGAAACTTTTTTACAGGAGGCAGAGAATGGCTGCGGATACGACGAAGAAGCATTTTATCAGGATCAGAGGTGCTAATGTTAATAATCTTAAGAATTTAAGTGTGGATATTCCCAGAGATCAGTTTGTAGTATTTACCGGACTGAGTGGTTCCGGTAAGTCATCACTGGCGTTTGACACGATCTATGCAGAGGGTCAGAGACGTTATATGGAGTCGCTTTCTTCCTATGCCAGACAGTTCCTGGGACAGATGGAGAAACCGGATGTGGAGAGCATTGAGGGACTGCCTCCTGCCATTTCCATCGACCAGAAATCAACCAACCGCAACCCACGTTCTACAGTGGGAACAGTGACGGAGATTTATGATTATTTTCGATTATTATATGCCAGGGTGGGAATCCCGCATTGTCCGAAATGCGGCAGGGAGATCAGGAAGCAGACGGTAGACCAGATGGTGGATACGATCATGGCTTTTCCGGAGCGTACCAGGCTGCAGCTGCTGGCGCCTGTAGTGCGGGGACGTAAAGGGACTCATGCCAGGCTGCTGGAACATGCCAGAAGAAGCGGGTATGTACGTGTGCAGATCGACGGGAATATGTATGAACTTTCCGAGGAGATCAGCCTGGATAAGAATATCAAGCACAATATTGAGATCGTGGTGGATCGTCTTATCGTGAAGCCGGGGATCGAGAAGAGACTTGCAGATTCTATAGAGACAGTGCTGGATCTGGCAGACGGGCTTCTGATGGTGGATACTATGGACGGACAGATCCATAATTTCAGCCAGAGTTTCTCCTGTCCGGACTGCGGCGTGAGCATTGACGAGATTGAGCCCAGAAGCTTTTCCTTTAATAATCCGTTCGGTGCCTGCCCGGACTGTCTGGGACTGGGATATAAGATGGAATTTGATATAGATCTGATGATCCCGGATAAATCACTGAGTATCCTGGAAGGTGCCATTGTGGTGACAGGATGGCAGTCCTGTACAAGCCAGGGAAGTTTTTCCAGGGCAATCCTGGATGCACTTGCCAGAGAGTATGACTTCAGTCTGGCTACACCATTTCAGGATTATCCGGAGAAGATCCAGGATATTCTCATCAATGGAACCAACGGCCATTCTGTGAAAGTTTATTATAAGGGTCAGAGAGGTGAGGGCGTTTATGATGTGGCGTTCCCGGGGCTGATCCGCAATGTGGAACAGCGCTACAGAGAGACGGGGTCAGATACCATGAAGCAGGAATATGAATCATTCATGCAGATCACTCCGTGTAAGACCTGTAAGGGACAGCGTCTGAAGAAGGAATCCCTGGCAGTGACAGTAGCAGATAAGAATATTTATGAGGTCACCAATCTGTCCATAGAGAAGCTGAAGGAATTTCTGGGCGGGATGGAACTTTCCCCTCAGCAGCAGATCATCGGTAAGCAGATCCTGAAAGAGATCCGTGCCAGAGTCAGCTTCCTGTCAGATGTAGGACTGGATTATCTTTCCCTGGGACGTGCTACAGGTACTCTTTCCGGCGGTGAGGCGCAGAGAATCCGCCTTGCCACACAGATCGGATCCGGTCTGGTGGGAGTTGCCTATATTCTGGATGAACCAAGTATCGGACTTCATCAGCGTGATAATGACAGGCTGCTGGGATCCCTTATGAAGCTTCGTGATCTGGGAAACAGTTTGATCGTAGTAGAGCATGATGAGGATACCATGCGGGCAGCAGACTGTATCGTAGATATCGGTCCCGGAGCAGGGGAACATGGGGGACAGCTGGTTGCCATGGGAACTGCTGAGGATCTGATGAAGAATGAGAATTCTGTCACAGGTGCCTATCTCAGCGGAAAGCTGAAGATCCCGGTACCCACAGAACGCCATAAACCCACAGGATTTCTCACGATCCGTGGAGCTGCGGAGAATAATCTGAAGAACATTGATGTGAAGATCCCCCTTGGGATCATGACCTGTATCACAGGCGTGTCCGGTTCCGGAAAGAGTTCACTGATCAATGAGATTCTTTATAAACATCTTGCCAGGGACCTGAACCGTGCCAGAGTGATCCCGGGGAAACATAAAGATATCCTGGGAGTGGATCAGCTGGATAAGGTCATCAATATCGACCAGTCCCCTATCGGACGTACACCCAGGTCAAATCCTGCCACTTATACGGGTGTTTTTGACCAGATCAGAGATCTCTTCGCTGCCACAGCAGACGCTAAGGCGAGAGGATATAAGAAGGGACGCTTCAGCTTTAATGTGAAGGGCGGACGATGTGAGGCCTGCAGCGGTGACGGAATCATTAAGATCGAGATGCATTTCCTACCGGATGTTTACGTACCATGTGAAGTCTGCAAAGGCAAGAGATATAATCGCGAAACTTTGGAAGTGAAATATAAAGATAAGAGCATTTATGATGTGCTGAATATGACAGTAGAGGAAGCTCTGACCTTTTTTGAAAATGTTCCTTCTATTAAAAGGAAGATCCAGACACTCTATGATGTAGGACTTTCCTATATCCGTCTGGGCCAGCCGTCCACGGAACTTTCCGGTGGTGAGGCACAGAGGATCAAGCTTGCCACAGAGCTGAGCAAGAGAAGCACAGGGAAAACCATTTATATTCTGGATGAGCCTACCACAGGACTTCATTTCGCAGATGTCCATAAACTGGTGGAGATACTGAAACGTCTGTCAGAAGGCGGAAATACAGTAGTGGTCATTGAGCATAACCTGGATGTGATCAAGACGGCAGACTATATTATAGACATCGGTCCGGAGGGCGGAGATAAGGGCGGTACTGTGGTAGTCCAGGGCACACCGGAAGAAGTAGCCCAGTCACCGGTATCTTACACCGGTAAATATGTAAAAAAATATCTGGAACAGTAAAATACCGGGAATGCAGGGGTTTTCTTTTGGCGGGATTTTGTATATAATGATTACTGTTTACAGTAATGAGAGAAAGAAAGGGGATTCCTATGCCGGCAAGTGATATTGGAATTGACCTGGGCACCAGAAACAGTCTGGTGTATTCTACAGGGAAGGGCCTGGTGCTGAATGAGCCTTCTATTGTAGTTTATGACAAAAATACAGAGAAAATCAGAGCAATCGGAGAAGAAGCCCGAATGATGGAAGAGCGTATCACCTCTGATATGGAGATCATCCGTCCTATCCGTCAGGGCGTTATCGTAGATTATACAGTTATGGAGAAGATGCTGAAATATTTTATCTCCCGTGCAATGGGAAGGCGTGCTTTCCGTAAGCCGCGTATCAGCATTTGCGTTCCAAGCGGAATTACAGAGATCGAGCGTAAAGCTGTGGAGGAGGCCACCTATCAGGCCGGAGCCAGAGATGTATTTATGGTGGAAGAGCCTATTGCAGCAGCCATTGGTTCCGGGGTGGATGTGACGAAACCATTTGGAAACCTGATCGTGGATATCGGAGCAGGAACTACGGATGTGGCTGTGATCTCCCTGGGAGGTGTGGTGGTTTCCACATCCCTGAAGACAGCAGGAGATACCTTTGACCAGGCGATCATGAATTACGTGAGGAAGAATCATGGTCTTTTTATTGGGGAAGACCGTGCGGAGAAGATCAAGGTTCAGATCGGAACCGCCTGTGAGGAATCAGCACCCAGGACCATGGAAGTAAAGGGAAGGAATGTGATCACAGGACTTCCGAAGGTAGTAACACTTACATCAGAAGAAATCCGTGTGGCATTGAGAGATGCTACAGGACAGATCGTGGAAGCCGTCCACGGAGTTCTGGAGAAAACACCTCCGGAACTGGCAGCAGATATCGTAGACCGGGGAATTGTTCTGACCGGCGGTGGTGCACTGCTCCATGGAATGGATACACTGATCGAGCAGAGAACGGGGGTAAGCACACTGACAGTGCAGGATGCGATGAGTGTGGTTGCCATAGGAACGGGCAAATATGCGGAGATCATGTCCAGATTTGACGGATAAAGCAGGAGGTGCTGCAGCAGATGCAGTGCCTCTTTTCACATATAGTGTGCCACAGGCTGATTTTTGAAATAATCCGGTGTGTTGGTACACTGACAGGGAGGAAAAGATGAGCGATACTGTTACAGGATATATAGATCATATTATTTTCAGGAATGAAGATAATGGATATACAGTTATGGTGCTGAAGGATTCGAAAGAGGAGGAACTGACCTGTGTAGGCAGTTTTCCGGCTGTGACTCAGGGCGCAGTGATCGAGGCGGAAGGGGTATATACTCATCATCCTGTATATGGCAGGCAATTTCAGATCTCCTCTTTTACAGAGAAAATGCCGGAAGATACCATGGCTATGGAACGTTATCTGGGATCTGGTGCCATTAAGGGAATCGGTGCAGCACTGGCAGCCAGGATCGTGCGGAGATTCGGGGAGGATACCATACGGATCGTGGAGGAAGAACCGGAGAGACTGGCAGAAGTGAAAGGGATCAGTGAAAAGAAAGCAAGGGAGATCGCAGCGCAGGTAACAGAGAAAGCTGACATGCGCAAGGCTATGATCTTTCTTCAGAAATATGGGATTTCCCTGAACTTGGGAGCGAAGATCTATCAGAAATATAAGGATTCAATTTATACAGTACTTCAGGAGAATCCTTATAAACTGGCAGAAGATATTTCCGGTGTGGGATTTAAGATCGCAGATGAGATCGCAGCCAGGATCGGGATCCATGCAGATTCAGATTACAGAATCCGAAGCGGTATGTTGTATACTCTCTTACAGGCTTCGGGAGAAGGTCATACCTATCTTCCACAGGAACAGCTTTTTGCCAGATGTTCCCAGCTTTTGGGAGTGGATGAATCCTATATGGAGAAGCATCTGATGGATATGGTCATTGACAGGAAGCTGGTGCTGAAGGAACGAAACGGGGAGAATGTTGTTTATCCCAGCCAGTATTATTATCTGGAATTGAACACAGCCAGAATGCTGTGCGAACTGAACATTTTATGCCCGGAAGATGAACAGCTTGTCAGGAAGAGAATTGAACTGATCGAGAAGGAAACAGGGACTGTTCTGGATGAAATGCAGAAAAAGGCGGTGACGGAAGCAGCCAGCCATGGACTTTTTATTCTGACCGGTGGTCCGGGTACAGGTAAGACTACTACGATCAATGCCATCATACAGTTTTTCGAAGGAGAGGGTGCAGAGCTTCGGCTTGCTGCGCCTACCGGACGTGCTGCGAAGAGGATGACAGAAACCACGGGATATGAAGCACAGACCATCCACAGGCTTCTGGAGCTGAACGGCATGCCGGAAGAAGAGAGGGACGGACATTCGGCGAAATTTGAGAGAAATGCCCAGAACCCGCTGGAGGCAGATGTGATCATTATTGATGAGATGTCCATGGTGGACATTCACCTGATGCATTCCCTGCTTCTGGCAGTGACAGCCGGAACTAGACTGATCCTAGTAGGGGATGAGAACCAGCTTCCAAGTGTGGGACCTGGAAATGTACTGAGGGACATCATCCACAGCGGATGCTTCCCTGTAGTAGAGCTGACGAAGATTTTCCGGCAGGCTTCTGAGAGCGCTATTGTAGTGAATGCCCATAAGATCAACAGAGGTGAGCAGGTACAGATCAATAATAAAAGCAGGGACTTCTTTTTCCTGAAGAGATATGATGCAGATATTATTATCCGCGTAGTGATCGCGTTGATCCAGGAGAAGCTTCCGAAATATGTGGATGCCCGTCCTTTTGAAATCCAGGTACTGACACCTATGCGGAAAGGTCTTCTGGGAGTGGAGCGGTTAAACCAGATTCTGCAGAGATATCTAAACCCACCGGACAGCTCCAGAAAGGAACATACTCTGGGTGACAGGCTGTTCCGTGAGGGTGATAAGGTAATGCAGATCAGGAATAATTACCAGATGGAATGGGAGATCCGCGGAAGATACGGAATTGTGATAGAGAAAGGGATTGGTGTTTTTAACGGAGATACCGGAATCCTTAAGGAGATCAATGAATTTGCGGAAACTGCAGAAGTAGAATTTGAAGATGGAAGATTTGCTGTATATTCCTTCAAACAGCTGGAGGAACTGGAACTGGCGTACGCGATCACCATACATAAATCACAGGGTTCGGAGTACCCGGCAGTGATCCTGCCTCTTCTTTCCGGACCGAAAATGCTTCTGAACCGAAATCTTCTTTATACAGCTGTGACCAGGGCACGTAAGTGTGTGACAGTTGTGGGAAGTGAGGAAACTTTCGGGGAGATGATCCGCAATGAGAAGCAGCAGAAGCGTTACAGTGCCCTGGATGAACGGATCCGGGAGCTGAACGATGCAGTGGAGAAGGGAGAAATGACCGGAATGTGAAGAAACTTATCGAGAATATCCTGAATGTTTTTTACCCCAGATG carries:
- the uvrA gene encoding excinuclease ABC subunit UvrA, whose protein sequence is MAADTTKKHFIRIRGANVNNLKNLSVDIPRDQFVVFTGLSGSGKSSLAFDTIYAEGQRRYMESLSSYARQFLGQMEKPDVESIEGLPPAISIDQKSTNRNPRSTVGTVTEIYDYFRLLYARVGIPHCPKCGREIRKQTVDQMVDTIMAFPERTRLQLLAPVVRGRKGTHARLLEHARRSGYVRVQIDGNMYELSEEISLDKNIKHNIEIVVDRLIVKPGIEKRLADSIETVLDLADGLLMVDTMDGQIHNFSQSFSCPDCGVSIDEIEPRSFSFNNPFGACPDCLGLGYKMEFDIDLMIPDKSLSILEGAIVVTGWQSCTSQGSFSRAILDALAREYDFSLATPFQDYPEKIQDILINGTNGHSVKVYYKGQRGEGVYDVAFPGLIRNVEQRYRETGSDTMKQEYESFMQITPCKTCKGQRLKKESLAVTVADKNIYEVTNLSIEKLKEFLGGMELSPQQQIIGKQILKEIRARVSFLSDVGLDYLSLGRATGTLSGGEAQRIRLATQIGSGLVGVAYILDEPSIGLHQRDNDRLLGSLMKLRDLGNSLIVVEHDEDTMRAADCIVDIGPGAGEHGGQLVAMGTAEDLMKNENSVTGAYLSGKLKIPVPTERHKPTGFLTIRGAAENNLKNIDVKIPLGIMTCITGVSGSGKSSLINEILYKHLARDLNRARVIPGKHKDILGVDQLDKVINIDQSPIGRTPRSNPATYTGVFDQIRDLFAATADAKARGYKKGRFSFNVKGGRCEACSGDGIIKIEMHFLPDVYVPCEVCKGKRYNRETLEVKYKDKSIYDVLNMTVEEALTFFENVPSIKRKIQTLYDVGLSYIRLGQPSTELSGGEAQRIKLATELSKRSTGKTIYILDEPTTGLHFADVHKLVEILKRLSEGGNTVVVIEHNLDVIKTADYIIDIGPEGGDKGGTVVVQGTPEEVAQSPVSYTGKYVKKYLEQ
- a CDS encoding rod shape-determining protein — translated: MPASDIGIDLGTRNSLVYSTGKGLVLNEPSIVVYDKNTEKIRAIGEEARMMEERITSDMEIIRPIRQGVIVDYTVMEKMLKYFISRAMGRRAFRKPRISICVPSGITEIERKAVEEATYQAGARDVFMVEEPIAAAIGSGVDVTKPFGNLIVDIGAGTTDVAVISLGGVVVSTSLKTAGDTFDQAIMNYVRKNHGLFIGEDRAEKIKVQIGTACEESAPRTMEVKGRNVITGLPKVVTLTSEEIRVALRDATGQIVEAVHGVLEKTPPELAADIVDRGIVLTGGGALLHGMDTLIEQRTGVSTLTVQDAMSVVAIGTGKYAEIMSRFDG
- a CDS encoding ATP-dependent RecD-like DNA helicase, translating into MSDTVTGYIDHIIFRNEDNGYTVMVLKDSKEEELTCVGSFPAVTQGAVIEAEGVYTHHPVYGRQFQISSFTEKMPEDTMAMERYLGSGAIKGIGAALAARIVRRFGEDTIRIVEEEPERLAEVKGISEKKAREIAAQVTEKADMRKAMIFLQKYGISLNLGAKIYQKYKDSIYTVLQENPYKLAEDISGVGFKIADEIAARIGIHADSDYRIRSGMLYTLLQASGEGHTYLPQEQLFARCSQLLGVDESYMEKHLMDMVIDRKLVLKERNGENVVYPSQYYYLELNTARMLCELNILCPEDEQLVRKRIELIEKETGTVLDEMQKKAVTEAASHGLFILTGGPGTGKTTTINAIIQFFEGEGAELRLAAPTGRAAKRMTETTGYEAQTIHRLLELNGMPEEERDGHSAKFERNAQNPLEADVIIIDEMSMVDIHLMHSLLLAVTAGTRLILVGDENQLPSVGPGNVLRDIIHSGCFPVVELTKIFRQASESAIVVNAHKINRGEQVQINNKSRDFFFLKRYDADIIIRVVIALIQEKLPKYVDARPFEIQVLTPMRKGLLGVERLNQILQRYLNPPDSSRKEHTLGDRLFREGDKVMQIRNNYQMEWEIRGRYGIVIEKGIGVFNGDTGILKEINEFAETAEVEFEDGRFAVYSFKQLEELELAYAITIHKSQGSEYPAVILPLLSGPKMLLNRNLLYTAVTRARKCVTVVGSEETFGEMIRNEKQQKRYSALDERIRELNDAVEKGEMTGM